The following coding sequences lie in one Phragmites australis chromosome 8, lpPhrAust1.1, whole genome shotgun sequence genomic window:
- the LOC133925948 gene encoding ethylene-responsive transcription factor WIN1-like, with product MVQSKKKFRGVRQRHWGSWVSEIRHPLLKRRVWLGTFETAEEAARAYDEAAVLMSGRNAKTNFPVPRSATGELAPVSVAWDVRGGGGSSSAAGGSNLSQILSAKLRKCCKTPSPSLTCLRLDPEKSHIGVWQKRAGARADSSWVMTVELNKDAATAASSSEEPTPSDGAATTPTSTMTDSPPTMDDEERIALQMIEELLGRSNPADHSHGMLHGVEGSLVI from the exons ATGGTGCAATCAAAGAAGAAGTTCCGCGGCGTCAGGCAGCGCCACTGGGGCTCGTGGGTCTCCGAGATCAGGCACCCTCTACT TAAGAGGAGAGTGTGGCTGGGCACCTTCGAGACGGCCGAGGAGGCCGCGCGGGCGTACGACGAGGCCGCCGTCCTGATGAGCGGCCGCAACGCCAAGACCAACTTCCCCGTCCCGAGAAGCGCCACCGGGGAGCTCGCCCCGGTGTCGGTGGCGTGGGACgtccgtggcggcggcggctcgtcCTCCGCCGCGGGCGGCAGTAACCTGTCGCAGATCCTCAGCGCCAAGCTCCGCAAGTGCTGCAAGACGCCGTCCCCGTCGCTGACCTGCCTCCGCCTCGACCCGGAGAAGTCCCACATTGGCGTCTGGCAGAAGCGCGCGGGCGCCCGCGCCGACTCCAGCTGGGTCATGACCGTGGAGCTCAACAAGGACGCGGCCACGGCAGCGTCGTCCAGCGAGGAGCCCACGCCCAGCGATGGTGCGGCGACAACGCCCACGTCCACGATGACGGACTCGCCACCGACCATGGACGACGAGGAGAGGATTGCACTGCAGATGATCGAGGAGCTGCTGGGCAGGAGCAACCCGGCCGACCATTCACATGGGATGCTCCATGGTGTAGAAGGCAGCCTCGTCATCTGA